One Scomber scombrus chromosome 1, fScoSco1.1, whole genome shotgun sequence DNA segment encodes these proteins:
- the zgc:162592 gene encoding histamine H2 receptor, whose protein sequence is MFTTLNISKSDDYNLSIADSQRLFELTHRSVKVSIIIVLGVMITLGNIAVLLVITSSVAGWSRSSRYFLLSLTAADSAFGLLVMPLNLWVSLLKDYSEGPDALCHVVAFCNATVYSTCMYTLASISLERYIAVFYPLQYSSLLTRRNTLLLIALAWCVPPCLLSPIPFPGAIIEVHFSTASLVCNLSYSTNVGYSLSMTCLIFFPCSIIMTYANLRVWRAAKRQRLKLRKYCGARRRRHDVASRVLVPVMAAYYTCWTPCMAALIYNALSGSSVPEWIEFVVVWLPTSNGFLNCIFYFWINRSFRRKFHLILQRLALALCPKLAKTLGLCTTSRTQIVSGILHNNNSVHERSSSVSSTCTLLSLT, encoded by the exons ATGTTTACAACACTCAACATCTCAAAGTCTGACGACTACAACCTGTCAATTGCTGACTCTCAGAGACTGTTCGAGCTGACTCATCGGTCCGTCAAAGTAAGCATAATAATCGTTTTGGGCGTGATGATCACTTTGGGAAATATTGCAGTTCTCCTGGTTATTACTTCGTCCGTGGCTGGTTGGTCAAGAAGCTCTCGGtactttctcctctctctcactgctgcagactCAGcgtttggactgttggtcatgCCCTTGAATCTGTGGGTGAGTCTGCTAAAGGACTACAGTGAGGGGCCAGATGCGCTTTGTCATGTCGTGGCCTTTTGCAATGCCACCGTGTACTCCACCTGCATGTATACACTAGCCTCCATAAGCCTGGAGAGGTACATAGCAGTGTTTTACCCGCTGCAATACTCATCTCTGTTGACAAGAAGAAACACACTGCTCCTGATCGCCCTTGCCTGGTGCGTCCCTCCGTGTTTATTGTCGCCAATACCATTTCCAGGTGCCATTATCGAGGTTCATTTTTCCACAGCATCACTGGTCTGCAATCTATCCTACTCTACAAATGTCGGATACTCCCTAAGCATGACATGTCTTATATTCTTTCCTTGCTCCATCATCATGACATATGCAAACCTCAGAGTGTGGCGTGCTGCCAAGAGACAGAGACTGAAACTGCGCAAATACTGCGGCGCGCGTCGCCGCAGACACGACGTTGCATCTAGAGTGCTCGTACCTGTGATGGCAGCCTACTACACCTGTTGGACACCCTGTATGGCAGCTCTTATCTACAATG CACTCTCAGGTAGCAGTGTACCAGAGTGGATTGAATTTGTGGTGGTATGGCTGCCAACCTCAAATGGTTTCCTCAACTGCATCTTCTACTTCTGGATCAACAGAAGCTTCCGCAGGAAATTCCACCTCATCCTGCAGAGGCTGGCTCTGGCCCTCTGCCCCAAACTGGCAAAAACCCTGGGGCTCTGCACTACTTCAAGGACACAGATTGTGTCAGGAATTCTGCATAATAACAACAGTGTCCATGAGCGGTCCTCCAGTGTGTCCTCTACCTGTACCCTGTTGAGTTTGACTTAG